A single window of Trichocoleus sp. FACHB-46 DNA harbors:
- a CDS encoding heavy-metal-associated domain-containing protein: MTLQLKVPNMACSACSEAIAKAVKAVDSTATVQADPKTKFVDIETQAAEAAIRTAITTAGYTISD, translated from the coding sequence ATGACACTGCAACTGAAAGTTCCCAATATGGCTTGCTCTGCTTGTAGCGAGGCGATCGCGAAGGCTGTGAAAGCCGTTGATTCAACCGCTACGGTACAGGCAGACCCCAAAACCAAATTTGTTGACATTGAGACTCAGGCGGCAGAAGCAGCGATCCGCACTGCCATCACGACAGCTGGCTACACTATCTCAGATTAG